The Apium graveolens cultivar Ventura chromosome 6, ASM990537v1, whole genome shotgun sequence genome contains a region encoding:
- the LOC141667522 gene encoding uncharacterized protein LOC141667522, whose amino-acid sequence MHKCSPPFKDQNAHVASVKNILGSHASYLMSGKELSKIVAFVKGTQFDLLEFLQRERYGSAHLDNFASGLELIGQKGSHHNDLDDDFGRIYHVYVCRLYFSLDENRICDGRFSIFFK is encoded by the exons ATGCACAAATGCAGCCCTCCTTTTAAAGATCAGAATGCGCATGTTGCTTCTGTTAAAAATATTCTTGGAAGTCATGCTAGTTATTTAATGTCTGGGAAAGAACTTTCCAAGATTGTTGCATTTGTGAAAGGCACCCAGTTTGATCTATTG GAGTTCCTTCAGCGAGAACGATATGGAAGTGCTCATTTGGATAATTTTGCTTCAGGACTTGAATTAATTGGTCAGAAG GGATCACATCATAATGATCTGGATGACGACTTTGGAAGAATTTATCATGTCTATGTTTGTAGATTGTACTTTTCATTAGATGAAAATAGAATATGTGATGGTCGTTttagtattttttttaaatga